A single Gloeocapsa sp. DLM2.Bin57 DNA region contains:
- a CDS encoding formylglycine-generating enzyme family protein — translation KYCFGDDSSQLKDYAWYGDNSNRQTHPVGQKKPNAWGLYDMHGNVWEWCADDWHDNYQGAPNDGSIWLDGNKQEQKLLGGSCYSCSNYCRSAYRISCARDRRSYKCGFRIIFILSRIT, via the coding sequence AAAATATTGTTTTGGAGATGATAGTAGTCAGCTAAAAGACTATGCTTGGTATGGTGATAATTCCAATAGACAAACTCATCCTGTAGGGCAAAAAAAGCCCAATGCTTGGGGATTATATGACATGCACGGAAATGTCTGGGAATGGTGTGCTGATGATTGGCATGATAACTACCAGGGAGCGCCTAACGATGGGAGTATATGGTTAGATGGTAATAAACAAGAACAAAAACTACTTGGAGGGTCTTGTTACAGCTGTAGTAATTACTGCCGTTCTGCCTATCGTATTAGCTGTGCACGCGATCGCAGAAGCTACAAGTGCGGATTTCGCATTATTTTTATTTTGTCTAGGATTACTTAG